A region from the Acidiferrobacter sp. SPIII_3 genome encodes:
- a CDS encoding dynamin family protein: MNQTAIEQRFEAYGLWRRDLAQALVELRTWLVEHGLNQPHSDLHLERVHNVLRDDKLYLAFVAEFSRGKSELINALFFGEQGRRILPSSAGRTTMCPTELFYEAERPACIRLLPIETRRNGATIAEFKGFPDEWQTIALDVGNAEGTAEALRHIAEVKRVPAEEARALGLTVTNDITKTGATVDAEGEVEIPRWRYALINFPHPLLSEGLVILDTPGLNALGAEPELTLNTLPNAHAILFVLAADTGVTQSEISVWRDHVAGSHKGRLVVLNKVDGLWDDLRHRSDVEHEIARQVSETARYLGVTERRVYPVSAQKALAAKIRGDRGLEERSGIAALERALADELLPGKGGLVAQTVAHEFGEVEASVERIIAQRLQGVREHFGELSALNGKNMDVIEHMMAKVRADKTEFDRSMQRFHATRTIFAQQSAALYAKISLRQLDALILETKKNMETCLTTAGLKAAMQAFFGYARGRMDEVVKDSQEIKALMDGVYQKFQEEHGLANIKPATFSVMRYTREIKRLQEKHEQFMGGLSLIMTEQKAVVRGFFESAVSKVRAIYVSANRDADDWLRDMMAPMESQVREHQAQLRRRLESIKRIHQASDTLEARMAELKQVLEEISEQHRTAHAAFRRIRGQLSAAP, from the coding sequence ATGAATCAAACAGCGATCGAGCAGCGCTTCGAGGCCTATGGGCTATGGCGCCGCGATCTCGCGCAGGCATTGGTCGAACTGCGGACATGGCTTGTGGAGCATGGCTTGAATCAGCCGCACAGCGATCTCCACCTGGAGCGCGTGCATAACGTCCTGCGTGACGACAAGCTCTATCTCGCCTTCGTCGCCGAATTTTCCCGCGGCAAGTCCGAACTCATCAACGCCCTGTTCTTTGGTGAACAGGGCCGGCGCATCCTGCCCTCGAGCGCCGGGCGCACGACCATGTGCCCGACCGAACTCTTTTACGAGGCCGAGCGGCCGGCCTGCATCCGGCTGTTACCGATCGAGACCCGCCGTAATGGCGCCACGATTGCGGAGTTCAAGGGGTTTCCCGACGAGTGGCAGACGATCGCCCTGGATGTCGGCAACGCAGAAGGTACGGCCGAGGCCTTGCGTCACATCGCCGAGGTCAAGCGGGTGCCGGCCGAAGAGGCCCGCGCCCTGGGGCTCACAGTCACCAACGACATCACCAAGACCGGCGCCACGGTTGATGCCGAGGGCGAAGTCGAGATCCCGCGCTGGCGCTATGCGCTCATCAATTTTCCCCACCCGCTGCTGTCCGAAGGGCTTGTGATCCTGGATACCCCGGGACTGAACGCCCTGGGCGCGGAACCGGAGCTCACGCTCAACACCCTGCCCAACGCGCACGCCATCCTGTTCGTGCTCGCCGCCGATACCGGCGTGACGCAGTCGGAGATCTCGGTGTGGCGCGACCACGTGGCCGGCAGTCACAAGGGGCGTCTCGTGGTCCTGAACAAGGTCGACGGACTGTGGGACGACCTGCGTCACCGCAGCGACGTCGAGCACGAGATCGCCCGCCAGGTCAGCGAGACCGCGCGCTATCTGGGCGTTACGGAAAGGCGCGTCTATCCGGTATCGGCGCAAAAGGCGCTGGCCGCCAAGATCCGCGGCGACCGCGGCCTCGAGGAACGCAGCGGCATCGCTGCCCTGGAACGCGCACTGGCCGACGAACTCCTGCCCGGCAAGGGCGGCCTTGTCGCCCAGACCGTCGCCCACGAGTTCGGCGAGGTCGAGGCCTCGGTGGAGCGCATCATCGCCCAGAGGCTGCAGGGCGTGCGCGAACACTTTGGTGAGCTGAGCGCCCTGAACGGCAAGAACATGGACGTGATCGAGCACATGATGGCCAAGGTGCGCGCCGACAAGACCGAATTCGATCGCAGCATGCAGCGCTTCCATGCCACGCGCACGATCTTCGCCCAGCAAAGCGCGGCGTTGTACGCCAAGATCAGCCTGCGCCAGCTCGATGCGCTCATCCTGGAGACCAAGAAAAACATGGAGACCTGCCTTACGACCGCAGGTCTCAAGGCCGCCATGCAGGCGTTTTTCGGGTACGCGCGCGGCCGCATGGACGAGGTGGTCAAGGACAGCCAGGAGATCAAGGCCTTGATGGATGGCGTGTATCAGAAGTTCCAGGAAGAGCATGGGCTTGCCAACATCAAGCCCGCGACCTTCTCGGTCATGCGTTACACGCGCGAGATCAAACGCCTTCAGGAAAAGCACGAACAGTTCATGGGCGGCCTGTCGCTCATCATGACCGAACAAAAAGCGGTCGTGCGGGGGTTCTTCGAATCGGCGGTCAGCAAGGTGCGCGCGATCTATGTCAGCGCCAACCGCGACGCCGACGACTGGTTGCGCGACATGATGGCGCCCATGGAATCCCAGGTGCGCGAGCATCAGGCACAGCTGCGGCGCCGGCTTGAGAGCATCAAGCGCATCCACCAGGCAAGCGACACCCTCGAGGCGCGCATGGCGGAGTTGAAGCAGGTCTTGGAAGAGATCAGCGAACAGCACCGGACGGCGCATGCCGCGTTCCGTCGCATTCGCGGCCAGCTGAGCGCGGCCCCTTAA
- a CDS encoding ABC transporter ATP-binding protein, producing the protein MSNPEVLVETDAVTRFYGRHAAVSDMSFVIRRGEVLGFLGPNGAGKTTTMQMLSGNLAPSSGRVLIAGHDMHEAPENAKAHLGYLPEYPPLYREFTVDEYLDYAAALRRIPRKERRAARERAKARCGLGDVGGRLSANLSKGFQQRVGLAQAIIHDPDVVILDEPTVGLDPIQIREVRALIRELGREHAVILSTHILPEVQASCDRVQIIHKGRLVLSEDIDTLMARMESQALIAAFRKTPDLDAIGKLAGVRSVAAGDDGRVRILHEPGADPTDAIVRLAIERDWGLREINPEHSTLESIFVELTGESPEAA; encoded by the coding sequence ATGAGCAATCCCGAGGTCCTCGTCGAGACCGACGCGGTCACGCGCTTCTACGGGCGCCACGCGGCGGTGTCGGACATGAGCTTTGTGATACGTCGCGGTGAGGTGCTGGGCTTTCTCGGTCCCAACGGCGCGGGCAAGACCACCACCATGCAGATGCTGAGCGGCAATCTCGCGCCGTCGTCAGGCCGCGTCCTGATCGCCGGGCATGACATGCATGAGGCCCCCGAGAACGCCAAGGCACACCTCGGCTACCTGCCGGAATACCCGCCCCTGTACCGGGAATTCACGGTCGACGAGTATCTCGACTACGCGGCGGCGCTGCGCCGCATTCCGCGCAAGGAGCGGCGTGCCGCGCGCGAACGCGCCAAGGCGCGCTGTGGGCTCGGTGATGTCGGCGGGCGGCTTAGCGCAAATCTGTCGAAGGGCTTTCAGCAGCGCGTGGGGCTCGCGCAGGCGATCATCCACGATCCGGACGTGGTCATACTGGACGAGCCGACCGTGGGTCTCGACCCCATCCAGATCCGCGAGGTCCGCGCACTCATTCGCGAACTCGGCCGCGAGCACGCGGTGATCCTCTCGACACACATCCTGCCGGAGGTGCAGGCGAGCTGCGACCGCGTACAGATCATCCATAAGGGCCGGCTGGTGCTAAGCGAGGACATCGATACGCTCATGGCGCGCATGGAATCCCAAGCACTCATCGCCGCGTTTCGCAAGACCCCGGACCTGGATGCCATCGGCAAGCTCGCGGGGGTACGCTCGGTGGCGGCGGGCGATGATGGCCGGGTGCGCATCCTCCACGAACCGGGCGCCGATCCGACCGACGCGATCGTGCGGCTGGCCATAGAGCGGGACTGGGGGTTACGCGAAATCAACCCCGAGCATTCCACGCTCGAATCAATATTCGTGGAATTGACAGGCGAATCGCCGGAGGCGGCATGA
- a CDS encoding type II toxin-antitoxin system VapB family antitoxin, translating into MRTNIVLDDRLIKQAMRLAKVKTKREVVDLALRDFVARGKQRDVLELIGQGLIAPDYDVRTVRRAMNRDPG; encoded by the coding sequence ATGCGTACCAATATCGTGCTCGATGACCGCTTGATCAAACAGGCCATGCGTCTTGCCAAGGTCAAAACCAAGCGCGAGGTGGTGGATCTTGCGCTGCGGGATTTCGTCGCCCGCGGCAAGCAGCGGGATGTGCTGGAACTCATCGGTCAGGGCCTGATCGCGCCGGATTACGACGTGCGCACGGTCCGGCGGGCGATGAACCGTGATCCTGGTTGA
- a CDS encoding CDP-6-deoxy-delta-3,4-glucoseen reductase, producing MSVKVRIEPSGHEFDTAPGETLLEAAVREGFHLPYSCRNGACGTCKGRVLSGTVTHQPYEAKALSEAEKASGLALFCRAVPEGPVVIEAREIGVAKDIIIKTLPCRVARMEKLAPDVMRLFLKLPQNERLQYLAGQYIDILLKDGRRRGFSIANSPAADEFLELHIRHVPGGLFSGHVFNTMQERALLRFEGPLGTFFLRNDSDKPVILMAAGTGFAPIKAIVEQSIAEGGKRPLHLYWGARTRADLYLHDLALGWAAEHAHIRYTPVLSRPGSGDAWEGRTGYVQEAVAADWPELSGFEVYGSGPPRMIEAAKGVLASRGLPADAFFYDAFEYARDPVPSP from the coding sequence ATGTCCGTGAAAGTCCGAATCGAGCCAAGCGGTCACGAGTTCGACACCGCCCCCGGAGAGACGCTGCTCGAGGCCGCCGTGCGCGAAGGCTTCCATCTGCCCTACAGCTGCCGCAATGGCGCATGCGGGACCTGCAAGGGACGCGTCCTGTCGGGCACCGTGACCCATCAGCCCTACGAGGCCAAGGCCCTGAGCGAGGCCGAGAAGGCCTCCGGGCTCGCGCTCTTTTGTCGCGCGGTCCCCGAGGGCCCGGTCGTGATCGAGGCGCGCGAGATCGGGGTCGCGAAGGACATCATCATAAAGACCCTGCCGTGTCGCGTGGCGCGCATGGAGAAGCTCGCCCCGGATGTCATGCGGCTTTTCCTGAAGCTCCCGCAAAACGAGCGGCTCCAGTATCTGGCCGGCCAATACATCGATATCCTTTTGAAGGACGGACGCCGCCGCGGCTTCTCGATCGCAAACAGCCCGGCCGCCGACGAATTCCTGGAGCTGCACATCCGCCATGTGCCGGGCGGACTGTTTTCGGGGCACGTCTTCAACACCATGCAGGAGCGCGCGCTGTTGCGCTTCGAGGGACCGCTCGGCACCTTCTTTCTGCGCAACGACTCCGACAAGCCCGTGATCCTCATGGCCGCCGGCACCGGCTTTGCGCCGATCAAGGCGATCGTCGAACAGAGCATAGCCGAGGGAGGCAAGCGCCCCTTGCACCTCTATTGGGGCGCGCGCACGCGCGCCGATCTCTATCTCCATGATCTCGCGCTCGGATGGGCGGCCGAACATGCGCATATCCGCTATACCCCCGTGCTGTCGCGGCCCGGTTCCGGAGATGCCTGGGAGGGGCGAACAGGCTATGTCCAGGAGGCGGTCGCCGCCGACTGGCCGGAGCTCTCGGGTTTCGAGGTCTATGGCAGCGGACCGCCGCGCATGATCGAGGCGGCCAAGGGCGTGCTGGCATCGAGGGGTCTGCCGGCAGACGCCTTCTTCTATGATGCCTTCGAGTACGCCCGGGATCCCGTGCCGTCGCCATGA
- a CDS encoding ATP-binding protein, translating to MYQRLVEQRVKEALSDTPVVLVVGPRRAGKTTLVRKIGAAGRAYRTLDDPVVLNAARSDPAGFVRGLDGVVIDEIQRAPDLLLAIKKSVDEDYRPGRFLLTGSANVLTVPRVADSLAGRMETIRLLPLSRTEIFGRLSTFLARLFAGTLQSDRQAVLSDDLMQLVLIGGFPEVLSRDSERRRQDWARSYLTSILMRDLRDIAEVERLTELPRFARLLGEHSAQLINYSQLGAGIGVSYKTGQRYTALLEQLFLVATLPPWYANTLKRITRTPKLHFLDSGVLATVRGLTLARLKGNRDAFRALLESFVFSEILKLTAASDLRLTPYHFRDHQMREADIVLERDDGLIAAIEVKASATVRSADFNGLRILAPACQHRFAYGVVLYDGTDVVPFGDRLAAVPLSSLWG from the coding sequence ATGTACCAGCGATTGGTCGAACAGCGGGTGAAGGAAGCCCTCTCCGATACGCCCGTCGTACTCGTTGTCGGTCCGCGCCGCGCCGGCAAAACCACGCTTGTCCGAAAGATCGGAGCGGCGGGACGGGCCTATAGGACTCTCGACGACCCCGTTGTCCTCAACGCGGCGCGGTCTGATCCGGCCGGCTTCGTTCGGGGACTCGACGGCGTTGTCATCGACGAAATCCAGCGCGCCCCGGACTTGCTGCTCGCGATCAAGAAGTCGGTTGACGAGGATTACCGTCCCGGACGCTTCTTACTGACAGGCTCAGCCAACGTCCTGACCGTGCCGCGCGTGGCAGACAGCCTGGCCGGCCGGATGGAGACCATCCGCTTGTTGCCGCTGTCCCGCACCGAAATATTCGGACGGCTATCGACGTTCCTGGCTCGTCTGTTCGCGGGGACCCTACAAAGTGATCGTCAGGCGGTTTTGAGCGATGATCTCATGCAGCTCGTTCTCATTGGGGGATTTCCCGAGGTTTTAAGCCGTGACAGTGAGCGCCGGCGCCAGGATTGGGCCCGGTCGTACCTGACGTCGATCTTGATGCGAGACCTGCGGGACATCGCCGAGGTCGAGAGGCTGACGGAACTGCCGAGATTTGCGCGGTTGCTGGGTGAGCATTCGGCGCAGTTAATCAATTACTCACAACTGGGTGCCGGCATTGGTGTCAGCTACAAGACCGGTCAGCGCTACACGGCATTGCTCGAGCAGCTGTTCCTCGTGGCCACATTGCCGCCCTGGTATGCGAATACATTGAAACGGATCACAAGGACACCCAAGCTGCATTTTCTGGATTCGGGCGTGCTGGCCACCGTGCGCGGGCTCACCCTGGCGCGCCTGAAGGGGAATCGCGACGCGTTCCGCGCACTGCTCGAAAGCTTCGTCTTCTCCGAGATCTTAAAGCTTACGGCGGCGTCCGATTTGCGCCTTACGCCCTATCATTTTCGCGACCATCAGATGCGCGAAGCCGATATCGTATTGGAGCGCGACGACGGCCTCATCGCCGCCATTGAGGTCAAGGCATCGGCGACCGTAAGGTCGGCTGATTTCAATGGCCTGCGCATCCTGGCTCCGGCATGCCAACACCGATTCGCCTACGGTGTCGTGCTGTATGATGGCACCGACGTCGTGCCCTTTGGAGACCGTCTGGCGGCCGTGCCCTTGTCGTCCCTATGGGGTTAG
- a CDS encoding cation diffusion facilitator family transporter produces the protein MSSLHAHHGHHHHEAHDHDHGHEAPREGRGLWMSLALTAAFAVIEAGTGLMAHSLALLSDAGHMLSDTLALALSLFAVWMGRRPPSARHSYGFARTEIIVAFVNGLVLLAVVTAIVIAAVRRLQHPEPVAGGAVMAVAALGILMNGGVVYALSRERHTLNTRSAILHVLGDLLGSAAALVAGAVVYFTGWDPIDPILSLVISGLILYSTVQLLRETLNVLMEGVPSHLDLRAVGRALAEVPGTISVHDLHIWTLSSGTMALSAHVVVDDLDHWRGLLAAMQDLLRERFDIDHVTLQPEVLDVALTHGRPVIPIHPRAS, from the coding sequence ATGAGCAGCCTTCACGCGCACCACGGGCATCATCACCACGAGGCCCACGATCATGATCACGGCCATGAGGCCCCGCGCGAGGGACGCGGCCTGTGGATGTCGCTCGCGCTGACCGCGGCCTTCGCGGTGATCGAGGCCGGTACCGGACTCATGGCGCACTCGCTCGCGCTCTTGAGTGATGCCGGCCACATGCTGTCGGATACGCTCGCGCTCGCCTTGTCGCTGTTTGCGGTGTGGATGGGACGCCGGCCGCCGTCGGCGCGCCACTCGTACGGCTTTGCGCGCACCGAGATCATCGTCGCCTTCGTGAACGGTCTCGTGCTTCTCGCGGTCGTGACCGCGATCGTGATCGCCGCCGTGCGCCGCCTTCAGCATCCGGAACCGGTGGCCGGCGGGGCGGTGATGGCGGTGGCCGCGCTCGGCATCCTCATGAACGGCGGCGTGGTCTATGCCCTGAGCCGCGAGCGCCACACGCTGAACACCCGTAGCGCGATCCTCCATGTACTGGGGGATCTGCTGGGGTCGGCGGCGGCATTGGTGGCCGGCGCCGTGGTCTACTTCACGGGCTGGGACCCGATCGACCCGATCTTGTCGCTCGTGATCTCCGGACTCATCCTGTACTCGACCGTGCAGCTATTGCGTGAGACTTTGAATGTGCTCATGGAGGGCGTGCCAAGCCACCTCGACCTGCGCGCCGTCGGCCGCGCGCTCGCCGAGGTCCCGGGTACGATATCCGTGCATGATCTGCATATCTGGACCCTGTCGTCGGGGACCATGGCCTTGTCCGCGCACGTGGTGGTGGACGACCTCGATCACTGGCGCGGGCTGCTCGCCGCCATGCAGGACCTTCTGCGCGAGCGCTTCGACATCGATCATGTGACCCTGCAGCCCGAAGTCCTGGACGTAGCCCTCACCCATGGCCGCCCGGTCATCCCCATCCACCCCCGAGCCTCATAA
- a CDS encoding PIN domain-containing protein, with protein MILVDSTVWIDFLRKQRTTPTAILERLLELGEAAVTPVIVQEILQGATDASSFERLRAHFLPLPLLKTRSGAATHVAAAELYARCRWAGITPRSPHDCLIAIVAVEHDVPLLHDDRDFEHLAEMELKLRLIPKR; from the coding sequence GTGATCCTGGTTGATTCGACGGTCTGGATCGATTTTCTACGCAAACAGCGGACGACGCCGACGGCCATACTCGAACGTTTGCTCGAACTGGGCGAGGCCGCGGTGACACCGGTCATCGTCCAGGAGATTCTCCAGGGCGCGACTGATGCTTCGAGCTTTGAGCGGCTACGTGCGCATTTTCTCCCGCTGCCCTTGCTGAAAACCCGGTCAGGCGCTGCGACGCATGTCGCAGCGGCCGAACTGTATGCCCGCTGTCGCTGGGCTGGCATCACGCCGCGCAGTCCCCACGATTGCCTGATCGCCATCGTCGCCGTGGAACACGACGTGCCGCTCTTGCATGACGACCGGGATTTCGAACACCTTGCCGAAATGGAACTCAAGCTCAGGCTTATCCCGAAGCGGTGA
- a CDS encoding ABC transporter permease has protein sequence MIRTIAWREWRALFLSPLAFVILGVTQIILARLFLGHVNLFLMIEGRLTTLPNAPGLTTLVATPLLGNAGVLLLLITPLATMRLIAEERHNRTLTLLYSSPASLTEIVLGKYFGILGFYAVIILMSLAMPLSLLIGGGLDWGALACGLVGLVLFASSLAAIGLFMSTLTRHPAVAAMGTFGVVFFLWIVDYAGHGRGAGGALVGYLSIVNHYEPFLRGLFDTSNVAYYLVLTATFLVFSVRRLETDRLGTR, from the coding sequence ATGATACGCACCATCGCCTGGCGCGAGTGGCGCGCGCTGTTTCTGTCACCGCTTGCCTTCGTCATCCTCGGGGTCACGCAGATCATACTTGCGCGATTGTTCCTTGGGCATGTGAACTTGTTTCTCATGATAGAGGGGCGGCTCACCACGCTGCCGAACGCGCCCGGCCTCACGACGCTTGTCGCCACCCCCTTGCTCGGCAACGCCGGCGTCCTGCTTTTGCTCATCACGCCGCTTGCCACCATGCGGCTTATCGCCGAAGAGCGTCACAACCGGACCTTGACGCTTTTGTATTCCTCGCCCGCGTCCCTTACCGAGATCGTGCTCGGCAAATATTTCGGCATCCTGGGCTTCTACGCGGTCATCATCCTCATGAGCCTTGCCATGCCGCTGTCCTTGCTCATAGGCGGCGGGCTCGATTGGGGGGCATTGGCCTGCGGCCTCGTGGGACTCGTCTTGTTCGCGTCGAGCCTCGCCGCCATCGGGCTTTTCATGTCGACCTTGACCCGCCACCCGGCGGTCGCGGCCATGGGCACCTTCGGGGTCGTGTTCTTTCTGTGGATCGTCGACTACGCCGGACACGGACGCGGCGCGGGCGGCGCACTCGTGGGCTACCTCTCGATCGTGAACCATTACGAGCCCTTTCTGCGCGGACTCTTCGACACCTCGAATGTCGCCTACTATCTGGTGCTGACGGCGACCTTTCTCGTCTTTAGCGTGCGCCGGCTCGAAACCGACCGCCTGGGGACACGATGA
- the mutM gene encoding bifunctional DNA-formamidopyrimidine glycosylase/DNA-(apurinic or apyrimidinic site) lyase, which produces MPELPEVETTRRGLIPWMRGARIADLVVRDRRLRWPIAPDLGERLRGRTIRDIGRRGKYLLVWLDRGALILHLGMSGSLRVVGDDAPAGPHEPFDLVLAGRPLIRIRLRDPRRFGALLHSDDPLSHPLIATLGPEPLEAGFDGHYLRGRARGRTIAIRDLLLNGHVVAGIGNIYANEALFEAGIHPRRPAGRISAGRYDALACAIIAVLSRAVSAGGTTLKDFAASDGQPGYFQQQLRVYGRAGAPCPRCAAPVARLTAGARSSYYCPRCQH; this is translated from the coding sequence GTGCCCGAGCTTCCTGAGGTCGAGACCACCCGCCGGGGGCTCATCCCGTGGATGCGCGGGGCACGGATCGCCGATCTCGTGGTGCGCGATCGGCGCCTGCGCTGGCCGATTGCCCCCGATCTGGGCGAGCGCCTGCGCGGTCGCACGATCCGGGACATCGGCCGGCGCGGCAAATATCTGCTGGTGTGGCTCGACCGCGGGGCGCTGATCCTGCATCTGGGCATGTCCGGGAGCCTGCGGGTGGTGGGTGATGACGCGCCGGCCGGGCCCCATGAGCCCTTCGACCTCGTACTGGCCGGCCGTCCGCTGATCCGCATCCGCCTGCGCGACCCGCGCCGTTTCGGGGCGCTGCTCCATAGCGACGACCCGCTCTCCCATCCCCTCATCGCCACGCTCGGCCCGGAACCCCTCGAGGCGGGCTTCGACGGCCACTATCTGCGCGGGCGGGCCCGGGGACGGACCATCGCCATCCGCGACCTGCTCCTAAACGGCCATGTCGTCGCTGGTATCGGCAATATCTATGCCAATGAGGCGCTGTTCGAGGCCGGCATCCATCCGCGCCGGCCGGCGGGACGCATCAGCGCCGGGCGCTATGACGCGCTCGCCTGCGCCATTATCGCGGTCCTGTCGCGGGCGGTGTCGGCGGGGGGTACGACCTTGAAGGATTTCGCCGCAAGCGATGGGCAACCGGGATATTTTCAGCAGCAACTGCGCGTCTATGGGCGCGCCGGGGCGCCCTGCCCGCGGTGCGCGGCGCCGGTCGCGCGGCTCACGGCGGGGGCGCGCAGCAGCTATTATTGCCCGAGGTGTCAACACTAG
- a CDS encoding GldG family protein, with amino-acid sequence MNWDRAATAGGRGLFVVLWLVVAALALYAAARFHYVADWTANGRNSLSRPSVRIVRSLHAPVEIEAFAHGARIRRGLDALIAKYRRVDSGIHLKFVNPDKHPALVRRLDIGFNGELEIRYLGRQALVSAPSESGITNALARLERTGIRRLTFLTGNGERGIQDRSGLGLSSWARELRARGFTVTSANISGHALSPRTQGVVVIADPRVRFLAGEIKTLQGFVKTGGSLLVMLEPGHAEGLSPLLARLGVRLRKGYAVDPASSLLTGASPDFIAIRHYPNLGPVRGMHLVTVFPTAAALVLEPVHGLKPIPILATGADAWTQEARLAGLVSPPRGTTPSALTIGAALERPYKNGKQRLVVLGDSDFAANSYVGEGGNLALAMNLANWLAHDDAFINLPNRASPDLTLTLTSAEEDVIAFGFLLVLPVLLLGAGAAVWWRRRRL; translated from the coding sequence ATGAACTGGGATCGGGCGGCAACCGCCGGCGGGCGCGGACTCTTTGTGGTGCTGTGGCTCGTGGTGGCGGCACTCGCGCTGTATGCCGCGGCCCGTTTCCACTATGTGGCGGACTGGACGGCCAACGGGCGCAACAGCTTGAGCCGGCCAAGCGTGCGTATCGTGCGGTCGCTGCATGCCCCGGTGGAGATCGAGGCCTTTGCCCATGGCGCGCGGATACGGCGAGGGCTCGATGCGCTCATCGCCAAATACCGGCGAGTGGACTCGGGCATCCATCTGAAATTCGTAAACCCCGACAAGCACCCGGCCCTGGTGCGCCGCCTCGACATCGGCTTCAACGGAGAACTCGAGATCCGCTACCTGGGGCGGCAGGCCCTGGTGTCCGCGCCCTCGGAGAGCGGTATCACGAATGCGCTGGCGCGGCTTGAACGGACCGGCATCCGTCGACTCACCTTCCTCACCGGAAACGGAGAGCGCGGGATACAGGACCGATCCGGACTCGGCCTGTCGTCATGGGCAAGAGAGCTGCGTGCGCGCGGCTTTACCGTCACATCCGCCAACATCAGCGGCCACGCGCTTTCGCCGCGGACCCAAGGGGTCGTGGTCATCGCCGACCCGCGCGTACGCTTTCTGGCAGGCGAGATCAAAACGCTTCAAGGCTTCGTCAAGACCGGTGGCAGCCTCCTTGTCATGCTCGAACCGGGTCATGCCGAAGGCCTCTCGCCGCTCCTTGCGCGGCTTGGCGTGCGCCTGCGTAAAGGTTATGCAGTTGATCCGGCCTCGAGCCTGCTCACCGGCGCAAGCCCGGACTTCATCGCCATCCGTCACTACCCGAACCTCGGGCCGGTGCGCGGCATGCATCTCGTAACGGTGTTCCCGACCGCCGCGGCGCTCGTCCTGGAACCGGTTCATGGCCTGAAACCCATCCCCATCCTCGCGACCGGCGCCGACGCCTGGACCCAGGAGGCGCGGCTCGCGGGCCTAGTGTCGCCGCCACGTGGCACCACACCCTCGGCGCTCACCATCGGCGCGGCCCTCGAGCGCCCGTATAAAAACGGGAAGCAGCGCCTCGTGGTCCTGGGCGACAGCGATTTCGCCGCCAACAGCTACGTCGGCGAGGGCGGCAACCTGGCGCTGGCGATGAATCTCGCCAACTGGCTCGCGCACGACGACGCGTTCATCAATCTCCCCAACCGCGCCTCCCCGGACCTGACCCTGACCCTCACAAGCGCCGAGGAGGATGTCATCGCCTTTGGATTCCTGCTGGTGCTGCCGGTGCTCTTGCTGGGGGCTGGCGCGGCGGTCTGGTGGCGGAGACGGCGGCTATGA